In Pseudohongiella acticola, the sequence ATACAGGCAGGTCCAGCGTTTCGCACAGCGCCAGCGTGGTATTGCAATCAAAATCGGCTGGCCGCCCCGGCCCGGGTGATAAAATGACAAGATCAAATGCCTGCTTCTGCAATGCGGCTCGTGCAGCTTGAGGCCGCAAGGTGGTTACATCAACACCTGTCGCCCGAAAACTGGCTGCCAGTGTGTGAACAAAGGAATCCTGATGATCAATCATCAAAGCCTTCAGGCCAATGCCCGTTGCTGACGAAATTGACGTTGAACCCTTGTTCCCGGGTGAGTCCGTATTCTTCATCGCTGGTTGCAGCACTGATAGCAAGGCAGATGCTTTCAGGCGGGTTTCCTGTTCTTCCGCCACCGGATCGGAGTCCTGCAGCAGCGTCGCGCCCGCCCGCACCTGCGCCACCGCCTGCCGTATCTGCACCGTGCGTATAGTCAGACCAGTGTCCATGGCCCCATTAAATCCCAGATGACCAAACGCACCGCCGTACCAGCAACGCGGTGTTTTTTCATGGTCTTCAATAAACTGCATCGCCCGCTGTTTCGGAGCGCCAGTTACCGTCACCGCCCAGGTGTGAGACAGGAACGCATCCAGCGCGTCGAAACCGGACTGCAATCGACCCTGCACATGATCAACGGTGTGTATCAATTTTGAGTACTGCTCTACCTGACGGCGCCCGACAATGCGAACACTGCCTGGCACGCAGACCCTGCTCTTATCGTTGCGATCGACATCTGTACACATCGACAACTCGGCTTCATCCTTGCTCGAATTCAGCAGTTGCCGGATACGATCGGCATCTTCCATTGCATCGCTGCCCCGGGCAATGGTGCCAGAGATGGGACAGGTTTCCACCAGGTCACCCAAAGACGCATCAGGCCTGACTCGCACAAACATCTCGGGTGACGCAGACACCAGATATTCCTGCTCACCCAGATTGATCAGCGCAGCATAGGGAGACGGATTACTGGCCCTGAGCCTGTCAAAAATTGTTGACGGTTGACACTGCAGCTCGGTGGAGAATGTCTGACCCGGCACCACTTCAAACAGATCGCCGCATTTAAAACGGGCCCTGGCTTTGTCGACGACAGCGGCGTACTCTCCGGGCTGATGGTCGCTGGCAACTGTGGCCTGCGTTTGATGCAGGCTGGCGACGCTGGCACAAGAACGGGCGGTAGTATCAACCTCAGGTGGCACTGCCTTGCCCTGCCGATTCAGGCCCCCGGTAGTAAACACCTGACCGGCACTATCACGACAGTAGAAATCGAAGCGGTGGATTACACCCGCACCACTGTCACTGTCCACCGTCAGGATTTCATCGGGCAGGTACAGAACCAGGTCGCGTTGATCACTGGACCTGTGCTGGCGCTGCGTTATCGACTCAAACTGGAATGCCAGATCATAGGCAAACGCGCCGTACAGACCCAGCAACTGGCTGTGGACGCTGGAAAAATGTGTTATCAGGCGTCGCAGAATCGAAAACACGCTGGGCTGACGGGTTCGCATCTCTTCGGCAAAAAAGCCATTCGATGTTGTCACCCTGCAGACAATGCTGGTTTCTGACACTGACTCAAGCAGATAGTCGGAGCTGTCACCAGCAAGCGCCCTGTGACATTCGTGCAACAGCAATTCACCACGCGCATTAAGCGCCTCAATACGAACTGCTTGCTGGCGGGCGGTAATACGGACAGGGGGAGTGGTAAAAACCCGTTCGTGGCGACGGTAACGGCCCGGATAATCAACGCCGCAAACCATCGCCATGCCACAATAATTGTCGAGTAGCGCCAGTCGACGGTTCATCTCTGCTTTACCATCACAGACTTGTTGCTGGTGATTGATGCGGACACCACCGGCGGTGGTATAGGTAGTCTGGTTTATGTGATTCACGTTGTTTCCTCTCGTGTCGGAGAGGCTGCACCCGCTACTATGGCGAGGCCGGAATCGAGGAGTAATCACACAGTTGGAGCAGGATTTTTATCAAGACACAGGCCGCCTTCCTAACGGGGGCAGCCTGAAAAAGACTCAGATCAGATAGTCTGATCGTATTTTTTCTGGCGGCCCTTGTTGATAAACCGCCAGAAATACTGTGTTTGCATGTTCATGGGGCGAGATAATGCCCCGATTGCGGCCGGGCTGTCAAGACTCAACTGAACCCGTGCCGATTTACCAGGAAATGGCAGCTCCGTCGTAGGCGAAAAAGAAACCACTATCGACCGGCCGGGCGCTGTCAATCACCTTCAGCATTCCGGCAACACTTGTGTTGGTGTCGATCAGGGCATTGGGGCCACCCATGTCTGTCAACACCCAACCCGGATGCAGGCTCAACACGATGAACTGCTCCGGCTGCAAATCTATGGCCAACGATTTGGCGGCCTGGTTCAGTGCGCTTTTGGCCGTGCGGTACAAATATGAACCACCGCTGCCATTGTCACTGATTGACCCCATCTTTGAACTGATAAACGCCAATCGACGCTCAGTGCCTTTGCGCAGGTTTGGCAGCAACGCCTGGGTCAGCAGCACCGGCGCTATTACGTCGACCAGCATAACCTCCGCCCAGTCACTCTCGCGCAAAGATCCAATATTGGCATCCCGCGGCCCATACATGCCGGCATTGTTAATCAGGACATCAACGGCATCACCGTTAAGTGCATCTACCAGTACCTGACGCGACTCGGCGCTTGCCAGGTCCAGTGGTAACACGCGGAGTGCCGCATTGGCACGTTGCAGATCTCGCAGTTCGGGAACGTTTTCTGGTTTTCGGCAGGTTGCCACAACATCATGGCCCTGACCCAGCACCTGCTTGACTAATTCAAGCCCGATGCCGCGATTGGTGCCTGTGATAAGATACTTCGCCATAAACCTAACCTCATGTTTTAAATAAATATAACTTTGATCGTCTGGATTCTCTGACTAATACCACTAAAGTACCATTTCGGCCGCCCGCTGTCAGGCTGTCGCAAATATAAAGGAGCCTGACGCGGCGCACCTGACACGTGTGTGACTTCTGACGGTAGAGTGTTATAAACTTCCGGACGGTTGCTCCATAGTGCGCTGGCTACGTTGCTGTCAGGGCTGGGTGGATAGCCTGGCCGGTAGCTTGGTCGAAAGTCCGGCGCACAAAATCAACAGACAGAGGCTCATCATGAAAAGACTGTTACTGCCCACAAGACTGGCCGGATTACTGCTAGTTGGTTCAACACTGGCAACGCTGGCATTTGCCCCCTCACTGGTTGCACAGGAACGCGACCTCAGTCGTGCCAGCCCTGAAGAAGTCGGCCTCAGCGCTGACGGCGTCAATGATCTTGCCGATGCCATGCGCAAGGAAGTTGACGAAGGCAATCTCGCCGGAGTGGTCAGCGCATTGATGCGCAATGGCAAACTGGTTCACCTGGATGCTTATGGTTATCAGTCAATTGCGGACCAGGAACCGGTCACTGAAGACACCATTTTCCGTATCTTCTCGATGACCAAACCTGTGACCAGCGTGGCCATGATGATGTTGCTGGAGGAAGGGAAATTCTCTCTGGATGACGCCGTATCCCAGTACATT encodes:
- a CDS encoding anthranilate synthase component I, with the translated sequence MNHINQTTYTTAGGVRINHQQQVCDGKAEMNRRLALLDNYCGMAMVCGVDYPGRYRRHERVFTTPPVRITARQQAVRIEALNARGELLLHECHRALAGDSSDYLLESVSETSIVCRVTTSNGFFAEEMRTRQPSVFSILRRLITHFSSVHSQLLGLYGAFAYDLAFQFESITQRQHRSSDQRDLVLYLPDEILTVDSDSGAGVIHRFDFYCRDSAGQVFTTGGLNRQGKAVPPEVDTTARSCASVASLHQTQATVASDHQPGEYAAVVDKARARFKCGDLFEVVPGQTFSTELQCQPSTIFDRLRASNPSPYAALINLGEQEYLVSASPEMFVRVRPDASLGDLVETCPISGTIARGSDAMEDADRIRQLLNSSKDEAELSMCTDVDRNDKSRVCVPGSVRIVGRRQVEQYSKLIHTVDHVQGRLQSGFDALDAFLSHTWAVTVTGAPKQRAMQFIEDHEKTPRCWYGGAFGHLGFNGAMDTGLTIRTVQIRQAVAQVRAGATLLQDSDPVAEEQETRLKASALLSVLQPAMKNTDSPGNKGSTSISSATGIGLKALMIDHQDSFVHTLAASFRATGVDVTTLRPQAARAALQKQAFDLVILSPGPGRPADFDCNTTLALCETLDLPVFGVCLGLQAMIEYAGGSLALLSRPVHGSASPIVHQGGRLFDGVMSPFNAGRYHSIHAGQVPDDFVVSARSSDDHCVMAIEHRTRPWSAVQFHPESLLTLAQSAGDRLIRNVAQASALARRFPPAQYTGGNHG
- a CDS encoding SDR family oxidoreductase, which codes for MAKYLITGTNRGIGLELVKQVLGQGHDVVATCRKPENVPELRDLQRANAALRVLPLDLASAESRQVLVDALNGDAVDVLINNAGMYGPRDANIGSLRESDWAEVMLVDVIAPVLLTQALLPNLRKGTERRLAFISSKMGSISDNGSGGSYLYRTAKSALNQAAKSLAIDLQPEQFIVLSLHPGWVLTDMGGPNALIDTNTSVAGMLKVIDSARPVDSGFFFAYDGAAISW